The nucleotide sequence CCAACTTTGTTATTATGTTACTTATAATCCTTGTAACCCATCCACTCTATGCTCAACAAAGCATTGCAATCTCGGGAAATGTGTTTACATGCGACATGCTTCCAGCCGAAGGAGCCAATATTATCTTACTAAACAGCAAAGACTCTGTCTTCGTTGCTGGTACAGCCGTAGATGAAAGGGGTAACTTTCACCTAAAGGATCTTGCAACCGGAAATTACCTTATCGAGATGTCTATGCTTGGCTTCCAGAAAGAGGTTAAAAGCGTTTACCTTAATGGAAACTATACCATTCCGTTGGATACAGTATATTTAAAACCGGATGCTATGAAACTAGGATCGGTAGAGGTTGTTGCCAAAAGATCACAAATTGAAATTCAAGCCGATAAAACGGTAATCAATCTGGACGCTTCTATTATCAATACCGGTAAAAATGCATTTAATGTGCTTGAAACTCTTCCTGGTGTATTCATCAATAATAAAGGAAACGTATCTCTAAATGGAAAAAATGGAACAAAAGTCATGCTCGACAACCGGACTTCTTATCTGGAGGGAGAAGAACTTGTAAGCTATCTAAAAACCATCCCCTCTTCGTCCATTGAAAAGATCGAGCTAATTACAAATCCGTCCTCAAAATTCGATGCAAGCGGAAATTCAGGAATCATAAATATCCGTACCAAAAGAAACCGGACAGTCGGTTTCGACTTAGGTATAAATACAAACTATGAGCAAGGTAAATATGGAAAGACCAATAACAACATGTCATTTAATCACAGAAACGGAAAGTTTAATCTGTTTGGCATGTATGGCCATTACATAGGTCACAACTACGTAGACTTACAGGTATTCAGAAAACTGAACAAAACAGATCCAGTGTATAATTCAACTTACAACCAGGATAGTTACAGAAAGCGCAACGACAGATCGCACTACTATAAAGCAGGAATACAGTATTTTGCGTCTACACAAACCTCATTCGAATTATCGGCCAACGGATACAAAAACAATCGGACCGAGAATGGTTCCATGACTTCGTCGTTTACTAATTATATTGGAATAAGGGATTCTTCTATTCGCTCGTCGACAAATAACGAAAACAGAAGGAATAACTTCAATGCCAGCATGGGAATGCTGCATAAAATTGACAGCGCTGGAAAAGAACTGAGCTCTTCATTCGATTATCTGCATCATTCTGTAAACAATGATCAATTTCACAACGACATCTTTGCTTACGAGAAAAATCCCGGTTCAAAATCTGAATCTAAAGGGCTAAAAAAAGGAACTATCATTTTGTATTCCGGAAGAGTAGACCTGACTTACCCTGTATCTGAGAAATTGGTTTTCGATGCAGGATTAAAATCCATATTGGTTAAAATTGACGATATTTCTGATTATAAAAATAAGACAATTGAAGGGTGGCAACCGGACTACGGATTAAGTACCCGCTTTTTATATAAGGAAAACATTTACGCTATGTATGCAAGTAGCCTTATATCAATAAATTCAATAGTTCTGGAAGCGGGAATTCGATTGGAGAACACACATATCAAAGGGAATTTGCCAGGCAACAAAGTCGTTTCGGACTCGTCGTTTACAAAGTCATATACAAATCTGTTTCCTTCAATTTCACTAAGCTATTCATTTCTCAAACAGAACTCACTGAACCTGTCTTACCGAAAAAGAATTGACCGGCCCAATTACCATGATATGAATCCTTTTGTTTATATTTTCGACTCCTATACATACGAACAGGGAAATACAGCCTTACAGCCACAGTTCGCTGACAGCTATGATTTTTCTTACATCTACAAAAGCAATTATAGACTTACTTTATTTTATAGCCACACAAAAGATGTCATTGCCAAATCTTTTAAAATGAGTGAGAACAATAACCGGGTATATGTAATGCCAATGAACCTGGCCACTTATAATTCGTATGGAGTAAAAGCAAGCATTGGAAATTTATCACCACTTACATGCCTTCAATCCAGTCTTAACATCGGACTTACCCGCAACGAATACGCCTGGAATATACCGTTGAGTGAAAGCAAAAGTGGAAAAACAACACTAATGATGCATCTCAGCAACCGCATTATGTTTGCTAAAGGATGGGCCGCCGAAATAACCGGTTTTTATAATGGAAAAATGGCTCTGGGGCAGATGAATATTGCTTCATTTGGACAGTTATCTGCAGGAATTCAAAAAAAAATATGGAATGATAAAGCAACCATTTCTATATTTTCGAACGATATATTTCATACCAACCGGGTTAATATGAATACAATGATAGAGCAAAGCGTTGTAAGAACATACGAGAAAGAAGACCGGTGCCTGTTGGGCATCTCATTTTCCTGGAAGTTTAAGAAAGGATATGAATCAAAAGAATTTAAGAAAAAAGGAGAAGCGTTTGATTCAAAACGTATAAATTTGTAAAACGACAAGCATCTTATGAGAAATAATGATAAACATATAAAACGATTTGGTGTATGGTACTGGACAGGTCCCCTACTCTTATCTGTAATTATCACAGCAGGTATCCGACTTGTCACCGATATTCCTATGGGATACAAATTCTGGGAAAGACCGTTGATATATAACCTTATCGAATGGGTTTCAACCTTGGTCATCGCGTTCCTTTTTCAGGAGGTTTTAGCCTATTTTCTTAGA is from uncultured Macellibacteroides sp. and encodes:
- a CDS encoding TonB-dependent receptor, which gives rise to MNRTNFVIMLLIILVTHPLYAQQSIAISGNVFTCDMLPAEGANIILLNSKDSVFVAGTAVDERGNFHLKDLATGNYLIEMSMLGFQKEVKSVYLNGNYTIPLDTVYLKPDAMKLGSVEVVAKRSQIEIQADKTVINLDASIINTGKNAFNVLETLPGVFINNKGNVSLNGKNGTKVMLDNRTSYLEGEELVSYLKTIPSSSIEKIELITNPSSKFDASGNSGIINIRTKRNRTVGFDLGINTNYEQGKYGKTNNNMSFNHRNGKFNLFGMYGHYIGHNYVDLQVFRKLNKTDPVYNSTYNQDSYRKRNDRSHYYKAGIQYFASTQTSFELSANGYKNNRTENGSMTSSFTNYIGIRDSSIRSSTNNENRRNNFNASMGMLHKIDSAGKELSSSFDYLHHSVNNDQFHNDIFAYEKNPGSKSESKGLKKGTIILYSGRVDLTYPVSEKLVFDAGLKSILVKIDDISDYKNKTIEGWQPDYGLSTRFLYKENIYAMYASSLISINSIVLEAGIRLENTHIKGNLPGNKVVSDSSFTKSYTNLFPSISLSYSFLKQNSLNLSYRKRIDRPNYHDMNPFVYIFDSYTYEQGNTALQPQFADSYDFSYIYKSNYRLTLFYSHTKDVIAKSFKMSENNNRVYVMPMNLATYNSYGVKASIGNLSPLTCLQSSLNIGLTRNEYAWNIPLSESKSGKTTLMMHLSNRIMFAKGWAAEITGFYNGKMALGQMNIASFGQLSAGIQKKIWNDKATISIFSNDIFHTNRVNMNTMIEQSVVRTYEKEDRCLLGISFSWKFKKGYESKEFKKKGEAFDSKRINL